From one Musa acuminata AAA Group cultivar baxijiao chromosome BXJ2-6, Cavendish_Baxijiao_AAA, whole genome shotgun sequence genomic stretch:
- the LOC135615067 gene encoding transmembrane 9 superfamily member 1-like, giving the protein MVLTARSLAPLLLILLVVAAASPASASESDHTYQNDDHVTLWVNKVGPYNNPQETYNYYILPFCQLPGNAAHKWGGLGEVLGGNQLVDSQIEIKFRKNVDKASICAINLDAAKVKQFKDAVESSYWFEFFIDDLPLWGFIGEADKTNENRHYLFTHKDIVVKYNGDQIIHVNLTQESPKLLEAGKILDMTYSVKWIETDVKFARRFDVYLDYPFFEHQIHWFSIFNSFMMVIFLTGLVSMILMRTLRNDYAKYAREDDDLETLERDASEESGWKLVHGDVFRPPCNLVLLSAVVGTGAQLAMLVLLVILLAIIGMLYVGRGAIATTFIVCYALTSFISGYVSGGLYSQNGGKSWIKSMILAASLFPFMCFGIGFILNTIAIFYGSLAAIPFGTMVVVFIIWAFISFPLALLGTVVGRNWSGSPNNPCRVKTIPRLIPEKKWYLTPSIISLMGGLLPFGSIFIEMYFVFTSFWNYKVYYVYGFMLLVFLILIIVTMCVTIVGTYFLLNAENYHWQWTSFFSAASTAVYVYLYSVYYYYMKTKMSGFFQTSFYFGYTLMFCLGLGILCGAVGYLGSTMFVRRIYRNIKCD; this is encoded by the exons TACCAAAACGATGACCATGTTACTCTTTGGGTAAACAAGGTTGGGCCATATAACAATCCTCAAGAGACATACAATTATTATATCCTTCCGTTTTGCCAACTACCAGGGAATGCTGCCCATAAGTGGGGTGGGCTCGGGGAGGTTCTAGGTGGTAATCAACTTGTTGATAGCCAGATTGAGATAAAGTTTCGAA AAAATGTTGATAAGGCCTCCATCTGTGCTATTAATCTTGATGCTGCTAAGGTAAAACAATTCAAAGATGCAGTAGAGAGTTCGTATTGGTTTGAATTCTTCATTG ATGATTTGCCTCTATGGG GTTTCATTGGGGAGGCTGATAAGACCAATGAAAATCGACACTATCTTTTCACTCACAAGGATATTGTTGTAAAGTACAATGGTGATCAG ATTATTCATGTCAATCTCACCCAAGAATCTCCTAAACTCTTGGAAGCTGGCAAAATCTTAGACATGACATACTCAGTGAAATGGATAGAaactgatgtaaaatttgctcgaCGTTTTGATGTATACTTGGATTATCCTTTCTTTGAGCACCAG ATTCACTGGTTTTCGATTTTCAATTCTTTCATGATGGTTATATTCCTCACTGGTCTTGTATCAATGATTTTGATGCGAACTCTTAGAAACGATTACGCAAAATATGCTCGTGAAGATGATGATTTGGAGACTCTG GAAAGAGATGCGAGTGAAGAGTCTGGATGGAAGCTTGTTCATGGTGATGTCTTTCGCCCCCCGTGTAATCTAGTTCTTCTTTCAGCAGTTGTTGGTACTGGTGCTCAGTTGGCTATGCTTGTCCTCTTGGTCATTTTGTTGGCAATAATCGGGATGTTGTATGTTGG GCGAGGAGCTATTGCTACTACTTTCATTGTGTGCTATGCTCTTACGTCTTTCATTTCAGGCTATGTAAGTGGCGGTCTTTATTCACAAAATGGTG GTAAAAGCTGGATAAAGTCGATGATCCTTGCTGCATCCTTGTTCCCATTTATGTGCTTTGGGATTGGCTTTATACTTAACACAATTGCTATCTTTTATGGTTCACTAGCTGCTATTCCATTTGGCACTATGGTAGTTGTGTTTATAATTTGGGCCTTCATCTCATTTCCACTGGCACTTCTTGGCACTGTTGTTGGTAGAAACTGGAGTGGTTCTCCAAACAATCCTTGCCGTGTGAAAACAATTCCTCGTCTGATTCCTGAAAAGAAATGGTATCTTACACCCTCCATAATCTCACTTATGGGCGGGTTGCTTCCTTTTGGTAGCATATTCATCGAGATGTATTTTGTCTTCACATCCTTTTGGAATTACAAG GTGTACTATGTCTATGGATTCATGTTGCTGGTTTTCCTGATCCTAATCATCGTCACTATGTGTGTAACAATTGTTGGCACTTACTTCTTGCTCAATGCTGAGAACTATCACTGGCAGTGGACTTCATTCTTCTCTGCCGCTTCAACAGCTGTGTATGTGTATCTCTACTCTGTGTATTACTACTACATGAAGACCAAGATGTCAGGCTTTTTCCAGACCAGCTTCTATTTTGGTTACACATTGATGTTTTGTTTGGGTTTAGGTATACTATGTG GTGCTGTGGGATATCTCGGCTCTACCATGTTTGTGAGAAGGATATACAGAAACATCAAATGTGATTAG